The Pongo abelii isolate AG06213 chromosome 20, NHGRI_mPonAbe1-v2.0_pri, whole genome shotgun sequence genome window below encodes:
- the MBOAT7 gene encoding lysophospholipid acyltransferase 7 isoform X1: MSPEEWTYLVVLLISIPIGFLFKKAGPGLKRWGAAAVGLGLTLFTCGPHTLHSLVTILGTWALIQAQPCSCHALALAWTFSYLLFFRALSLLGLPTPTPFTNAVQLLLTLKLVSLASEVQDLHLAQRKEMASGFSKGPTLGLLPDVPSLMETLSYSYCYVGIMTGPFFRYRTYLDWLEQPFPGAVPSLRPLLRRAWPAPLFGLLFLLSSHLFPLEAVREDAFYARPLPARLFYMIPVFFAFRMRFYVAWIAAECGCIAAGFGAYPVAAKARAGGGPTLQCPPPSSPEKAASLEYDYETIRNIDCYSTDFCVRVRDGMRYWNMTVQWWLAQYIYKSAPARSYVLRSTWTMLLSAYWHGLHPGYYLSFLTIPLCLAAESRLESALRGRLSPGGQKTWDWVHWFLKMRAYDYMCMGFVLLSLADTLRYWASIYFCIHFLALAALGLGLALGGGSPSRRKAASQPTSLAPEKLREE, encoded by the exons ATGTCGCCTGAAGAATGGACATATCTAGTGGTTCTTCTTATCTCCATCCCCATTGGCTTCCTCTTTAAGAAAGCCG GTCCTGGGCTGAAGAGATGGGGGGCAGCCgctgtgggcctggggctcacccTGTTCACCTGTGGCCCCCACACTTTGCATTCTCTGGTCACCATCCTCGGGACCTGGGCCCTCATTCAGGCCCAGCCCTG CTCCTGCCACGCCCTGGCTCTGGCCTGGACTTTCTCCTATCTCCTGTTCTTCCgagccctcagcctcctgggcctgCCCACTCCCACGCCCTTCACCAATGCCGTCCAGCTGCTGCTGACACTGAAG CTGGTGAGCCTGGCCAGTGAAGTCCAGGacctgcacctggcccagaggaAGGAAATGGCCTCAGGCTTCAGCAAGGGGCCCACCCTGGGGCTGCTGCCCGACGTGCCCTCCTTGATGGAGACGCTCAGCTACAGCTACTGCTACGTGGGAATCATGACAG GCCCGTTCTTCCGCTACCGCACCTACCTGGACTGGCTGGAGCAGCCCTTCCCCGGGGCCGTGCCCAGCCTGCGGCCCCTGCTGCGCCGCGCCTGGCCGGCCCCGCTCTTCGGCCTGCTGTTCCTGCTCTCCTCTCACCTCTTCCCGCTGGAGGCCGTGCGCGAGGACGCTTTCTACGCCCGCCCGCTGCCCGCCCGCCTCTTCTACATGATCCCCGTCTTCTTCGCCTTCCGCATGCGCTTCTACGTGGCCTGGATTGCCGCCGAGTGCGGCTGCATTGCCGCCGGCTTTGGGGCCTACCCCGTGGCCGCCAAAGCCCGGGCCGGAGGCGGCCCCACCCTCCAATGCCCACCCCCCAGCAG TCCGGAGAAGGCGGCTTCCTTGGAGTATGACTATGAGACCATCCGCAACATCGACTGCTACAGCACAGATTTCTGCGTGCGGGTGCGCGATGGCATGCGGTACTGGAACATGACGGTGCAGTGGTGGCTGGCGCAGTATATCTACAAGAGCGCACCTGCCCGTTCCTACGTCCTGCG GAGCACCTGGACCATGCTGCTGAGCGCCTACTGGCATGGCCTCCACCCGGGCTACTACCTGAGCTTCCTGACGATCCCGCTGTGCCTGGCTGCTGAGAGCCGGCTGGAGTCAGCCCTGCGGGGGCGGCTGAGCCCAGGGGGCCAGAAGACCTGGGACTGGGTGCACTGGTTCCTGAAGATGCGCGCCTATGACTACATGTGCATGGGCTTCGTGCTGCTCTCCTTGGCTGACACACTTCGGTACTGGGCCTCCATCTACTTCTGTATCCACTTCCTAGCTCTGGCagccctggggctggggctggcttTAGGTGGGGGCAGCCCCAGCCGGCGGAAGGCAGCATCCCAGCCCACCAGCCTTGCCCCGGAGAAGCTCCGGGAGGAGTAA
- the TSEN34 gene encoding tRNA-splicing endonuclease subunit Sen34 isoform X2 encodes MRRMLVVEVANGRSLVWGAEAVQALRERLGVGGRTVGALPRGPRQNSRLGLPLLLMPEEARLLAEIGAVTLVSAPRPDPRHHSLALTSFKRQQEESFQEQSALAAEARETRRQELLEKITEGQAAKKQKLEQASGAGSSQEAGSSQAVKEDETSDGQASGEQEEAGPSSSQAGPSNGVAPLPRSALLVQLATARPRPVKARPLDWRVQSKDWPHAGRPAHELRYSIYRDLWERGFFLSAAGKFGGDFLVYPGDPLRFHAHYIAQCWAPEDPIPLQDLVAAGRLGTSVRKTLLLCSPQPDGKVVYTSLQWASLQ; translated from the exons ATGAG GAGGATGCTGGTGGTGGAGGTGGCGAACGGCCGCTCCCTGGTGTGGGGAGCCGAGGCGGTGCAGGCCCTCCGGGAGCGCCTGGGTGTGGGGGGCCGCACGGTAGGCGCCCTGCCCCGCGGGCCCCGCCAGAACTCGCGCCTGGGCCTCCCGCTGCTGCTGATGCCCGAAGAGGCGCGGCTCTTGGCCGAGATCGGCGCCGTGACACTGGTCAGCGCCCCGCGCCCAGACCCTCGGCACCACAGCCTG GCTCTGACATCCTTCAAGCGCCAGCAAGAGGAGAGCTTCCAGGAGCAGAGCGCCTTGGCAGCTGAGGCCCGGGAGACCCGTCGTCAGGAGCTCCTGGAGAAGATTACGGAGGGCCAGGCTGCTAAGAAGCAGAAACTAGAACAGGCTTCAGGGGCTGGCTCGAGCCAGGAGGCCGGCTCGAGCCAGGCTGTCAAAGAGGATGAGACCAGTGATGGCCAGGCTTCGGGAGAGCAGGAGGAAGCCG gcccctcctcttccCAAGCAGGACCCTCAAATGGGGTAGCCCCCTTGCCCAGATCTGCTCTCCTTGTCCAGCTGGCCACTGCCAGGCCTCGGCCGGTCAAGGCCAGGCCCCTGGACTGGCGTGTCCAGTCTAAAGACTGGCCCCACGCCGGCCGCCCTGCCCACGAGTTGCGCTACAGCATCTACAGAGACCTGTGGGAGCGAGGCTTCTTCCTCAGTGCGGCTGGCAAGTTCGGAGGTGACTTCCTGGTCTATCCTG gtgACCCCCTTCGCTTCCACGCTCATTACATCGCTCAGTGCTGGGCCCCCGAGGACCCTATCCCACTCCAAGACCTGGTTGCTGCTGGGCGCCTTGGAACCAGCGTCAGAAAGACCCTGCTCCTCTGTTCTCCGCAGCCTGATGGTAAGGTGGTCTACACCTCCCTGCAATGGGCCAGCCTGCAGTGA
- the LENG1 gene encoding leukocyte receptor cluster member 1, with translation MNILPKKSWHVRNKDNVARVRRDEAQAREEEKARERRVLLAQQEARTEFLRKKARHQNSLPELEAAEAGAPGSGPVDLFRELLEEGKGVIRSNKEYEEEKRQEKERQEKALGILTYLGQSAAEAQTQPPWYQLPPGRGGPPPGPAPDEKIKSRLDPLREMQKHLGKKRRHSGDEGNCSRKEKEGSEKQRPKKPPSLDQLRAERLQREAAERARAEALLARVQGRTLQEGQPEEDETDDRRRRYNSQFNPQLARRPRQQDPHLTH, from the exons ATGAATATCTTGCCCAAGAAGAGCTGGCACGTCCGGAACAAGGACAATGTCGCCCGTGTGCGGCGTGACGAGGCCCAGGCCCGGGAGGAGGAGAAGGCGCGTGAGCGGAGGGTGCTGCTGGCTCAGCAAGAG GCCCGTACAGAATTCCTACGGAAGAAAGCCAGACATCAGAACTCACTGCCTGAGCTTGAAGCAGCAGAGGCAGGAGCCCCAGGTTCTGGCCCTGTCGACCTGTTTCGGGAGCTgctggaggaagggaaaggagtgatCAGAAGCAATAAAGAGTACGAGGAAGAAAAGCGACAGGAGAAA GAGAGACAAGAGAAGGCTCTGGGCATCCTGACATACCTGGGCCAGAGTGCAGCGGAGGCACAGACTCAACCCCCTTGGTACCAGCTACCTCCAGGGCGAGGGGGCCCCCCGCCCGGCCCAGCCCCAGATGAGAAGATCAAGAGCCGTCTGGACCCTCTGCGGGAGATGCAGAAGCATCTGGGGAAGAAGAGACGGCACAGCGGTGATGAAGGCAATTgcagcagaaaggaaaaggaggggtCTGAGAAGCAGCGACCCAAGAA GCCTCCATCCCTGGACCAGCTTCGAGCTGAACGTCTGCAGAGGGAAGCAGCCGAGAGGGCTCGGGCAGAGGCCCTGCTGGCCCGGGTCCAAGGCCGGACACTACAGGAGGGTCAGCCGGAAGAAGACGAGACAGATGACCGGCGGCGGCGGTACAACTCCCAATTCAACCCCCAGCTGGCCCGGCGCCCCCGCCAGCAGGACCCTCACCTTACTCATTGA
- the MBOAT7 gene encoding lysophospholipid acyltransferase 7 isoform X2 translates to MGGSRCGPGAHPVHLWPPHFAFSGHHPRDLGPHSGPALLVSLASEVQDLHLAQRKEMASGFSKGPTLGLLPDVPSLMETLSYSYCYVGIMTGPFFRYRTYLDWLEQPFPGAVPSLRPLLRRAWPAPLFGLLFLLSSHLFPLEAVREDAFYARPLPARLFYMIPVFFAFRMRFYVAWIAAECGCIAAGFGAYPVAAKARAGGGPTLQCPPPSSPEKAASLEYDYETIRNIDCYSTDFCVRVRDGMRYWNMTVQWWLAQYIYKSAPARSYVLRSTWTMLLSAYWHGLHPGYYLSFLTIPLCLAAESRLESALRGRLSPGGQKTWDWVHWFLKMRAYDYMCMGFVLLSLADTLRYWASIYFCIHFLALAALGLGLALGGGSPSRRKAASQPTSLAPEKLREE, encoded by the exons ATGGGGGGCAGCCgctgtgggcctggggctcacccTGTTCACCTGTGGCCCCCACACTTTGCATTCTCTGGTCACCATCCTCGGGACCTGGGCCCTCATTCAGGCCCAGCCCTG CTGGTGAGCCTGGCCAGTGAAGTCCAGGacctgcacctggcccagaggaAGGAAATGGCCTCAGGCTTCAGCAAGGGGCCCACCCTGGGGCTGCTGCCCGACGTGCCCTCCTTGATGGAGACGCTCAGCTACAGCTACTGCTACGTGGGAATCATGACAG GCCCGTTCTTCCGCTACCGCACCTACCTGGACTGGCTGGAGCAGCCCTTCCCCGGGGCCGTGCCCAGCCTGCGGCCCCTGCTGCGCCGCGCCTGGCCGGCCCCGCTCTTCGGCCTGCTGTTCCTGCTCTCCTCTCACCTCTTCCCGCTGGAGGCCGTGCGCGAGGACGCTTTCTACGCCCGCCCGCTGCCCGCCCGCCTCTTCTACATGATCCCCGTCTTCTTCGCCTTCCGCATGCGCTTCTACGTGGCCTGGATTGCCGCCGAGTGCGGCTGCATTGCCGCCGGCTTTGGGGCCTACCCCGTGGCCGCCAAAGCCCGGGCCGGAGGCGGCCCCACCCTCCAATGCCCACCCCCCAGCAG TCCGGAGAAGGCGGCTTCCTTGGAGTATGACTATGAGACCATCCGCAACATCGACTGCTACAGCACAGATTTCTGCGTGCGGGTGCGCGATGGCATGCGGTACTGGAACATGACGGTGCAGTGGTGGCTGGCGCAGTATATCTACAAGAGCGCACCTGCCCGTTCCTACGTCCTGCG GAGCACCTGGACCATGCTGCTGAGCGCCTACTGGCATGGCCTCCACCCGGGCTACTACCTGAGCTTCCTGACGATCCCGCTGTGCCTGGCTGCTGAGAGCCGGCTGGAGTCAGCCCTGCGGGGGCGGCTGAGCCCAGGGGGCCAGAAGACCTGGGACTGGGTGCACTGGTTCCTGAAGATGCGCGCCTATGACTACATGTGCATGGGCTTCGTGCTGCTCTCCTTGGCTGACACACTTCGGTACTGGGCCTCCATCTACTTCTGTATCCACTTCCTAGCTCTGGCagccctggggctggggctggcttTAGGTGGGGGCAGCCCCAGCCGGCGGAAGGCAGCATCCCAGCCCACCAGCCTTGCCCCGGAGAAGCTCCGGGAGGAGTAA
- the TSEN34 gene encoding tRNA-splicing endonuclease subunit Sen34 isoform X1, with protein MGRDDEVDEGVSMRGWRKERVARRMLVVEVANGRSLVWGAEAVQALRERLGVGGRTVGALPRGPRQNSRLGLPLLLMPEEARLLAEIGAVTLVSAPRPDPRHHSLALTSFKRQQEESFQEQSALAAEARETRRQELLEKITEGQAAKKQKLEQASGAGSSQEAGSSQAVKEDETSDGQASGEQEEAGPSSSQAGPSNGVAPLPRSALLVQLATARPRPVKARPLDWRVQSKDWPHAGRPAHELRYSIYRDLWERGFFLSAAGKFGGDFLVYPGDPLRFHAHYIAQCWAPEDPIPLQDLVAAGRLGTSVRKTLLLCSPQPDGKVVYTSLQWASLQ; from the exons ATGGGGCGGGATGACGAAGTTGACGAGGGTGTCAGCATGAGGGGGTGGAGGAAGGAGCGCGTGGCGCG GAGGATGCTGGTGGTGGAGGTGGCGAACGGCCGCTCCCTGGTGTGGGGAGCCGAGGCGGTGCAGGCCCTCCGGGAGCGCCTGGGTGTGGGGGGCCGCACGGTAGGCGCCCTGCCCCGCGGGCCCCGCCAGAACTCGCGCCTGGGCCTCCCGCTGCTGCTGATGCCCGAAGAGGCGCGGCTCTTGGCCGAGATCGGCGCCGTGACACTGGTCAGCGCCCCGCGCCCAGACCCTCGGCACCACAGCCTG GCTCTGACATCCTTCAAGCGCCAGCAAGAGGAGAGCTTCCAGGAGCAGAGCGCCTTGGCAGCTGAGGCCCGGGAGACCCGTCGTCAGGAGCTCCTGGAGAAGATTACGGAGGGCCAGGCTGCTAAGAAGCAGAAACTAGAACAGGCTTCAGGGGCTGGCTCGAGCCAGGAGGCCGGCTCGAGCCAGGCTGTCAAAGAGGATGAGACCAGTGATGGCCAGGCTTCGGGAGAGCAGGAGGAAGCCG gcccctcctcttccCAAGCAGGACCCTCAAATGGGGTAGCCCCCTTGCCCAGATCTGCTCTCCTTGTCCAGCTGGCCACTGCCAGGCCTCGGCCGGTCAAGGCCAGGCCCCTGGACTGGCGTGTCCAGTCTAAAGACTGGCCCCACGCCGGCCGCCCTGCCCACGAGTTGCGCTACAGCATCTACAGAGACCTGTGGGAGCGAGGCTTCTTCCTCAGTGCGGCTGGCAAGTTCGGAGGTGACTTCCTGGTCTATCCTG gtgACCCCCTTCGCTTCCACGCTCATTACATCGCTCAGTGCTGGGCCCCCGAGGACCCTATCCCACTCCAAGACCTGGTTGCTGCTGGGCGCCTTGGAACCAGCGTCAGAAAGACCCTGCTCCTCTGTTCTCCGCAGCCTGATGGTAAGGTGGTCTACACCTCCCTGCAATGGGCCAGCCTGCAGTGA
- the TMC4 gene encoding transmembrane channel-like protein 4 — protein MEENPTLESEAWGSPRGWLAPREARGGPSLSSVLNELPSAATLRYRGPGVLPWGALEEEEEDGGRSRKAFTEVTQTELQDPHPSRELPWPMQARRAHRQRNASRDQVVYGSGTKTDQWARLLRRSKEKTKEGLRSLQPWAWTLKRIGGQFGAGTESYFSLLRFLLLLNVLASVLMACMTLLPTWLGGAPPGPPGPNISSPCGSYNPHSQGLVTFATQLFNLLSGEGYLEWSPLFYGFYPPRPRLAVTYLCWAFAVGLICLLLILHRSVSGLKQTLLAESEALTSYSHRVFSAWDFGLCGDVHVRLRQRIILYELKVELEETVLRRQAAVRTLGQQARVWLVRVLLNLLVVALLGAAFYGVYWATGCTVELQEMSLVQELPLLKLGVNYLPSIFIAGVNFVLPPVFKLIAPLEGYTRSRQIVFILLRTVFLRLASLVVLLFSLWNQITCGGDSEAENCKTCGYNYKELPCWETVLGQEMYKLLLFDLLTVLAVALLIQFPRKLLCGLCPGALGHLAGTQEFQVPDEVLGLIYAQTVVWVGSFFCPLLPLLNTVKFVLLFYLKKLTLFSTCSPAARTFRASTANFFFPLVLLLGLAISSVPLLYSIFLIPPSKLCGPFRGQPSIWAQIPESISRLPETTQNFLFFLGTQAFAVPLLLISSILMAYTVALANSYGRLISELKRQRETEAQNKVFLARRAVALTSTKPAL, from the exons ATGGAAGAAAACCCGACCTTGGAATCAGAAGCCTGGGGCTCCCCTAGGGGGTGGCTGGCCCCCCGGGAGGCCAGAGGAG gccCATCGCTGTCCTCTGTGCTGAACGAGCTGCCCAGTGCTGCCACCCTTCGGTACCGAGGCCCTGGGGTGCTGCCTTGGGGGgcgctggaggaggaggaggaggatggaggaaggagcAGAAAGGCCTTCACAGAAGTCACCCAGACGGAGCTGCAGGACCCTCACCCTTCCCGGGAACTGCCGTGGCCCATGCAGGCCAGACGGGCACACAg GCAAAGAAATGCCAGCAGGGACCAGGTGGTCTATGGCTCTGGAACTAAGACGGACCAATGGGCGCGGCTACTTCGGAGGTCCAAGGAGAAAACAAAGGAAGGCTTGCGAAGCCTGCAGCCCTGGGCATGGACACTGAAGAGGATCGGGG GCCAGTTTGGCGCCGGCACGGAGTCCTACTTCTCCCTGCTGCGCTTCCTGCTCCTCCTCAACGTGCTGGCCTCTGTGCTTATGGCCTGCATGACGCTGCTGCCCACCTGGTTGGGAGGCGCTCCCCCAGGCCCTCCCGGCCCCAACATCTCCTCGCCCTGCGGCTCCTATAACCCCCACTCCCAGGGCCTGGTCACCTTTGCCACCCAGCTCTTCAACTTGCTCTCGGGAGAG GGTTACCTGGAATGGTCCCCTCTCTTTTATGGCTTCTACCCGCCCCGCCCACGCCTGGCGGTCACCTACCTGTGCTGGGCCTTTGCCGTTGGCCTCATCTGCCTCCTGCTCATCCTGCATCG CTCGGTGTCTGGGCTGAAGCAGACACTGCTGGCGGAGTCCGAGGCTCTGACCAGCTACAGCCACCGGGTGTTCTCGGCCTGGGACTTCGGCCTCTGCGGGGACGTCCACGTGCGGCTGCGCCAGCGCATCATCTTGTACGAATTAAAG GTGGAGCTGGAGGAGACAGTGTTGCGGCGCCAGGCTGCGGTGCGGACGCTGGGCCAGCAAGCCAGGGTTTGGTTGGTGCGGGTGCTGCTCAACCTGCTGGTGGTCGCGCTCCTGGGGGCAGCCTTCTATGGCGTCTACTGGGCTACGGGGTGCACCGTGGAGCTGCAG GAGATGTCCCTTGTCCAGGAGTTGCCACTGCTGAAGCTTGGGGTGAATTACCTTCCGTCCATCTTCATCGCTGGGGTCAACTTTGTGTTGCCGCCCGTGTTCAAGCTCATTGCTCCACTGGAGGGCTACACTCGGAGTCGCCAGATCGTTTTTATCCTGCTCAG GACCGTGTTTCTCCGCCTGGCCTCCCTGGTGGTCCTGCTCTTCTCTCTCTGGAATCAGATCACTTGTGGGGGCGACTCCGAGGCTGAGAACTGCAAAACCTGTGGCTACAATTACAAAGAACTTCCG TGCTGGGAGACTGTCCTGGGCCAGGAAATGTACAAACTTCTGCTCTTTGATCTGCTGACTGTCTTGGCAGTCGCGCTGCTCATCCAGTTTCCTAGAAA GCTCCTCTGTGGCCTCTGTCCTGGGGCGCTGGGTCATCTGGCGGggacccaggagttccaggtgcCCGACGAGGTGCTGGGGCTCATCTACGCGCAGACGGTGGTCTGGGTGGGGAGTTTTTTCTGCCCTTTACTGCCCCTGCTTAACACGGTCAAGTTCGTGCTGCTTTTCTACCTGAAGAAG CTTACCCTCTTCTCCACCTGCTCCCCGGCTGCCCGCACCTTCCGGGCCTCCACGGCGAATTTCTTTTTCCCCTTGGTCCTTCTCCTGGGTCTGGCCATCTCCAGCGTTCCCCTGCTTTACAGCATCTTCCT GATCCCGCCTTCTAAGCTGTGTGGTCCATTCCGGGGACAGCCGTCCATCTGGGCCCAGATCCCTGAGTCTATTTCCAGGCTCCCTGAGACCACCCAGaacttcctcttcttcctggggACCCAGGCTTTTGCTGTGCCCCTTCTGCTGATCTCCAG CATCCTAATGGCGTACACTGTGGCTCTGGCTAACTCCTACGGACGCCTCATCTCTGAGCTCAAACGTCAGAGAGAGACG GAGGCGCAGAATAAAGTCTTCCTGGCACGGCGCGCTGTGGCGCTGACCTCCACCAAACCGGCTCTTTGA
- the TSEN34 gene encoding tRNA-splicing endonuclease subunit Sen34 isoform X3: protein MLVVEVANGRSLVWGAEAVQALRERLGVGGRTVGALPRGPRQNSRLGLPLLLMPEEARLLAEIGAVTLVSAPRPDPRHHSLALTSFKRQQEESFQEQSALAAEARETRRQELLEKITEGQAAKKQKLEQASGAGSSQEAGSSQAVKEDETSDGQASGEQEEAGPSSSQAGPSNGVAPLPRSALLVQLATARPRPVKARPLDWRVQSKDWPHAGRPAHELRYSIYRDLWERGFFLSAAGKFGGDFLVYPGDPLRFHAHYIAQCWAPEDPIPLQDLVAAGRLGTSVRKTLLLCSPQPDGKVVYTSLQWASLQ from the exons ATGCTGGTGGTGGAGGTGGCGAACGGCCGCTCCCTGGTGTGGGGAGCCGAGGCGGTGCAGGCCCTCCGGGAGCGCCTGGGTGTGGGGGGCCGCACGGTAGGCGCCCTGCCCCGCGGGCCCCGCCAGAACTCGCGCCTGGGCCTCCCGCTGCTGCTGATGCCCGAAGAGGCGCGGCTCTTGGCCGAGATCGGCGCCGTGACACTGGTCAGCGCCCCGCGCCCAGACCCTCGGCACCACAGCCTG GCTCTGACATCCTTCAAGCGCCAGCAAGAGGAGAGCTTCCAGGAGCAGAGCGCCTTGGCAGCTGAGGCCCGGGAGACCCGTCGTCAGGAGCTCCTGGAGAAGATTACGGAGGGCCAGGCTGCTAAGAAGCAGAAACTAGAACAGGCTTCAGGGGCTGGCTCGAGCCAGGAGGCCGGCTCGAGCCAGGCTGTCAAAGAGGATGAGACCAGTGATGGCCAGGCTTCGGGAGAGCAGGAGGAAGCCG gcccctcctcttccCAAGCAGGACCCTCAAATGGGGTAGCCCCCTTGCCCAGATCTGCTCTCCTTGTCCAGCTGGCCACTGCCAGGCCTCGGCCGGTCAAGGCCAGGCCCCTGGACTGGCGTGTCCAGTCTAAAGACTGGCCCCACGCCGGCCGCCCTGCCCACGAGTTGCGCTACAGCATCTACAGAGACCTGTGGGAGCGAGGCTTCTTCCTCAGTGCGGCTGGCAAGTTCGGAGGTGACTTCCTGGTCTATCCTG gtgACCCCCTTCGCTTCCACGCTCATTACATCGCTCAGTGCTGGGCCCCCGAGGACCCTATCCCACTCCAAGACCTGGTTGCTGCTGGGCGCCTTGGAACCAGCGTCAGAAAGACCCTGCTCCTCTGTTCTCCGCAGCCTGATGGTAAGGTGGTCTACACCTCCCTGCAATGGGCCAGCCTGCAGTGA